The DNA segment CATCGATGCCATCACGAACCGACGATAGCCAGGAAGGCGGCAGATCCTGCAACTCGCTTTCCGACATGTCGGTGATTTTGCACCAGTTCTTTCAGCGTCCCTTCCCAGGCTATCATTCGCAGCGACTGCTTCCGCAGTGCTGCTAGTGGCACGCAACGAAGGAGATGCCGGGTTGAATTTGTCTGTGTAACTTCGTAAGCATTGGAAGTTATGAATGGGTTCGCCGTGGCGAAATTTCACGGTGGATGGCAAATCCATCGACGGCGCCGTCTATCGGGAAGATCGCCGAGAACGCATGAAAGCGTTAACCCGACGCATCTCAGGCGGGTGCATGAATAGATTTTGAGTTGAATTCCTGGTCCCGTTTGGAGAGCGATGGTGCTGAAGTTTTTGAGAACGATCTTGACAGACTTCAGCAATGATCGCTGTATGACACTGGCGGCTTCACTGGCGTATTACACGCTGTTCGCCTTGCCCCCGCTGCTGTATCTGTTGTTAATGTTGATGACGATCGCGTTATCGACCGCTTTCGGGCAGGTCGCAGCCGAGCAGCGCGCTAGCGATGTACTGCAGGAACAAGCGGCGGAACTGTTTGGCGATACGGCGGCGGTAAAGCAAGTCGCCGAAATACTGCAAAGCAGTCGAGACATGGGTGGGCAATGGTGGAAGACACTGCTTAGTTTTGTCGGCATCGCGGTCGGGGCCACGGGCGTGGTAGCTTCACTACAAGATGCAATGAATCGAGTTTGGCGAGTCAAGCCTGACCCGGCTCGCTCGACGATCCTCACCTGGTTGTCCAAACGCCTGCTTTCAATGTTGATGATCCTGGGCTTGGGATTCTTGCTACTGGCATCGATCGTGGTTTCAGCTGCATTGACTCATTTCGGTACGAAGCTGGCCGATTTTGTGAACCTTGGTGATACCTACGCGGTGGTCGTCAACTACGCCATGCAGTCGCTAGTTCCGCTGACTGTGTTTGCGGCAATCTTCAAATTCATGCCCGGCGCCATCGTTCGTTGGCGGGATGTACTTTTCGGTTCGATCGTCACGACCATTCTATTTTGGTTCGGCCGCTACGGTCTGCAGTGGTACATCACCAACCACAACCCGGCGGCGCATCTCGGTTCGGCGGCAGCATCGATGGTCGTGTTTCTCGTTTGGATTTACTACACCAGCATGATTTTCCTACTGGGTGCCGAAACGACGAAAAACATTTCGATTCGTTTCGGAGCAGGAGTCATACCGGATCGGCATTCGGTTGCGTTTCGAGAGGTGATTGTTGGCAACGAGCACAATCAGCGGCGAACCTAGCCAGACTTCTGCATCCCCTTGGCAAGCTCCCCCCAAATGTCGAATCCGGTTGCCGGAAAGGACTTGAGGGAAAACCCAAGCTAGACGACCGGAACATCAGGGAGATTGTTCAGTACCTGATCCCATGATTCGAAATCGTTCAAGCATTTAACAACGTTTGGCAAAGGATTCACGTAGATTTCTGGAAGGTCGAATTCACCCAAGTGCTGCGAGGCGAAAGCAAGCTGTTCCCGTGGCGGACAGAATTCCGCAAGAACATCCTCACGGTTACCACGCGCGTCCACACGGTGCCATCCAATATCTGGCAAGAAAATCGCGTTCAACCCGTGCAAGCAGTGCGGTGGAGCATCGCCGTCAACCGTTAGGCGTTGGTAGCACATTCCGGCAGGAATCCCGTTAGCACGCAACAGCGCGCAAAGCAGATGGCTCTTTGCGTAGCAGTAGCCGGTTCGGTGCAACAAAACATCCGAAGCAACACAGGTGACCGGATTCAACTTGTGGTCAGAACTATGGCGAATTTCGTCGCGAACAAATTCGAAGCATCGTCGAGCGGTTGCAAGCACGTCAGCGCCAGCAAGGTCCGCCGAAAGCCGCAGCACAGCGGGATCGCGAAAATTAACGATGTCACATGCTTCAAGGTAATCGTCGGGATCAGCCGTCATCGAGGTCGCCTAATGGAATGTCTTTTTTGTCACCGCCCTGACCGAAGCAGATGATCGGGAATTGCCAGACAGCCTACCAACAAAAGCCAAAGATGCGAAATGCGATCGCGAAACGACAGACTGTGCACCCACTGCAGTTTACTTCTAAGCTGACTGTCATCTCATTTTTTAATCTTAATCCTAATCTTAATCGTAATCCTAATCCCTCGCCCCTCACAACGATCACTCCCCCAAGTCCTGCCGGCGAACACCAAGATTCGAAATCACGTCAAGAGAGACGACTTGCGATTGGCTTGTGTCGGCCTGAGACGAAGTGGGATTAGGATTAAGATTAGGATTAAGATTAAGACTTGGATGGGAATTCGGGTGGGGTATTAGCTAGTGTTTTCTTCGGTATTCGCCTGGGGGGACTGCCATTGCTTTCTTGAAGGTTACGCTCATGTACTCCTCGTGCTGGAAACCGGTTCGCTGAGCGATTTGACTCAATGGCAAATCGGTTTCGACCAACAACTGCCGGATCCGCTCGACTCGACGATTGGTA comes from the Roseimaritima multifibrata genome and includes:
- a CDS encoding YihY/virulence factor BrkB family protein, producing MVLKFLRTILTDFSNDRCMTLAASLAYYTLFALPPLLYLLLMLMTIALSTAFGQVAAEQRASDVLQEQAAELFGDTAAVKQVAEILQSSRDMGGQWWKTLLSFVGIAVGATGVVASLQDAMNRVWRVKPDPARSTILTWLSKRLLSMLMILGLGFLLLASIVVSAALTHFGTKLADFVNLGDTYAVVVNYAMQSLVPLTVFAAIFKFMPGAIVRWRDVLFGSIVTTILFWFGRYGLQWYITNHNPAAHLGSAAASMVVFLVWIYYTSMIFLLGAETTKNISIRFGAGVIPDRHSVAFREVIVGNEHNQRRT
- a CDS encoding transglutaminase-like domain-containing protein, whose amino-acid sequence is MTADPDDYLEACDIVNFRDPAVLRLSADLAGADVLATARRCFEFVRDEIRHSSDHKLNPVTCVASDVLLHRTGYCYAKSHLLCALLRANGIPAGMCYQRLTVDGDAPPHCLHGLNAIFLPDIGWHRVDARGNREDVLAEFCPPREQLAFASQHLGEFDLPEIYVNPLPNVVKCLNDFESWDQVLNNLPDVPVV